One window from the genome of Actinoplanes teichomyceticus ATCC 31121 encodes:
- a CDS encoding RNA polymerase sigma factor SigF yields MTSTVTTARSTDRAAELVGEMAALPAGHPERRALRERAVEAWLPLARHLAHRYAGRGEPTDDLSQVAFLGLIKAIDRFEPGHGVEFTAFAIPTIIGELKRHFRDTTWSVRVPRRLQEMRLAITAANNTLTHTLGRAPTVADIAAHLRVSEEDVLEGLEGARAYHSTSLSTPIGQEGAGTTLGDTLGGADRGFDAAEARIALAPAMAALNEREQRIVTLRFYGNLTQSQIAEQVGVSQMHVSRLLTRALATLKRELADAG; encoded by the coding sequence ATGACAAGCACCGTCACCACCGCACGCAGCACCGACCGGGCCGCTGAGCTGGTCGGCGAGATGGCCGCGCTGCCGGCCGGGCATCCGGAGCGGCGGGCGCTGCGCGAGCGGGCCGTCGAGGCGTGGCTGCCGCTGGCCCGGCACCTGGCCCACCGGTACGCCGGGCGCGGCGAGCCCACCGACGACCTGTCCCAGGTCGCGTTCCTGGGCCTGATCAAGGCGATCGACCGGTTCGAGCCCGGCCACGGCGTCGAGTTCACCGCGTTCGCCATCCCGACCATCATCGGCGAGCTCAAGCGGCACTTCCGCGACACGACCTGGTCGGTGCGGGTGCCGCGGCGGCTGCAGGAGATGCGCCTGGCGATCACCGCCGCGAACAACACGCTCACCCACACGCTGGGCCGCGCGCCGACGGTCGCCGACATCGCGGCCCACCTGCGGGTCAGCGAGGAGGATGTGCTGGAAGGGCTGGAGGGCGCCCGCGCCTACCACAGCACCAGCCTGTCCACGCCGATCGGCCAGGAGGGCGCCGGCACCACGCTCGGGGACACGCTCGGCGGCGCGGACCGCGGTTTCGACGCCGCGGAGGCCCGGATCGCGCTGGCCCCCGCCATGGCCGCGCTCAACGAGCGGGAGCAGCGGATCGTGACGTTGCGCTTCTACGGCAACCTCACCCAGTCGCAGATCGCCGAGCAGGTCGGCGTCTCCCAGATGCACGTGTCCCGGCTGCTGACCCGGGCGCTCGCCACCCTGAAACGCGAGCTCGCCGACGCCGGCTGA
- the hppD gene encoding 4-hydroxyphenylpyruvate dioxygenase: MSVHDTLTNEERLAELDLDTLKQLVGLVEYDSGSDPFPVTGWDAIVWAVGNATQTAHYFQSAYGMELIAYSGPETGNRDHMSYVLKSGAIRFVVQGGVHPDSPVIAHHARHGDGITDIALEVPDVDKCVEHARAHGATVLVEPHDESDEQGTVRLATIAAYGETRHTLINRDHYNGPYLPGYVARTSTLRRRPGAPKRIFQALDHVVGNVELGNMDEWVAFYNRVMGFTNMAEFIGDDIATDYSALMSKVVASGNHRVKFPLNEPALGKKKSQIDEYLEFYRGPGAQHLALATNDILASVDALRDEGVEFLATPDSYYEDPQLRARIGEVRVPIEELQKRGILVDRDEDGYLLQIFTKPVGDRPTVFFELIERHGSLGFGKGNFKALFEAIEREQEKRGNF; encoded by the coding sequence ATGTCCGTGCACGACACGCTCACCAACGAGGAGCGGCTCGCCGAACTCGACCTCGACACCCTCAAGCAGCTCGTGGGTCTGGTCGAGTACGACTCCGGAAGCGACCCGTTCCCGGTCACCGGCTGGGACGCGATCGTCTGGGCGGTCGGCAACGCCACCCAGACCGCGCACTACTTCCAGTCGGCGTACGGGATGGAGCTGATCGCGTACTCGGGTCCGGAGACCGGCAACCGCGACCACATGTCATACGTGCTCAAGAGCGGCGCGATCCGGTTCGTGGTGCAGGGCGGGGTGCACCCGGACAGCCCGGTCATCGCCCACCACGCCCGGCACGGTGACGGCATCACCGACATCGCCCTGGAGGTGCCCGACGTCGACAAGTGCGTCGAGCACGCCCGTGCGCACGGCGCGACCGTGCTGGTGGAGCCGCACGACGAGTCCGACGAGCAGGGCACGGTCCGGCTCGCGACGATCGCGGCGTACGGCGAGACCCGGCACACCTTGATCAACCGCGACCACTACAACGGCCCGTACCTGCCCGGCTACGTCGCGCGGACCTCCACCCTGCGCCGGCGTCCCGGCGCCCCGAAGCGGATCTTCCAGGCCCTGGACCACGTCGTCGGCAACGTCGAGCTGGGCAACATGGACGAGTGGGTGGCCTTCTACAACCGGGTCATGGGCTTCACCAACATGGCCGAGTTCATCGGTGACGACATCGCCACCGACTACTCCGCGCTGATGTCGAAGGTGGTCGCCTCCGGCAACCACCGGGTCAAGTTCCCGCTCAACGAGCCGGCGCTGGGCAAGAAGAAGTCGCAGATCGACGAGTACCTGGAGTTCTACCGCGGCCCGGGGGCCCAGCACCTGGCGCTGGCCACCAACGACATCCTGGCCTCGGTCGACGCGCTGCGCGACGAGGGCGTCGAGTTCCTGGCCACGCCGGACTCCTACTACGAGGACCCGCAGCTGCGCGCGCGCATCGGCGAGGTGCGGGTGCCGATCGAGGAGCTGCAGAAGCGCGGCATCCTGGTCGACCGGGACGAGGACGGCTACCTGCTGCAGATCTTCACCAAGCCGGTCGGCGACCGGCCGACGGTCTTCTTCGAGCTGATCGAACGGCACGGCTCGCTCGGGTTCGGCAAGGGCAACTTCAAGGCGCTGTTCGAGGCGATCGAGCGCGAGCAGGAGAAGCGCGGCAACTTCTGA
- a CDS encoding zinc-dependent alcohol dehydrogenase produces MKALQWQGVNKLAVGTVPDPQLRNPGDMIVKVTRTVTCGSDLHLLGGYIPFMQKGDVLGHEFLGEVVEIGPDVRNHRVGDRVVVSSFISCGNCWYCDQKLYSLCDNGNTNPAITETLWGHAPSGCFGYSHAMGGNAGSHAEYIRVPFADVGAFTVPDAVSDERALFASDSASTGWMGADLGGVKPGDVVAVWGAGAVGQMAARAAVLLGADRVIVIDRLDNRLRQVEQHIGAETLNYERTDVAAELRERSGGRGPDVCIEAVGMEAHSPGGHFAYDQVKQQLRLQTDRPIAVREAIHACRKGGSVFVLGVYAGVVDKFPLGALMNKGLTVRGAQMHGQRYIPMLLDRMARGELVTEHLATHVLPLDRAPEGYRLFKEKEDDCVRAVFLP; encoded by the coding sequence GTGAAGGCACTGCAGTGGCAGGGCGTCAACAAGCTCGCCGTCGGCACCGTGCCGGACCCGCAGCTGCGCAACCCCGGCGACATGATCGTCAAGGTGACCCGGACCGTGACCTGCGGCTCGGACCTGCACCTGCTCGGCGGGTACATCCCGTTCATGCAGAAGGGCGACGTGCTCGGGCACGAGTTCCTCGGTGAGGTCGTCGAGATCGGCCCGGACGTGCGCAACCACCGGGTCGGCGACCGGGTGGTGGTGTCGTCGTTCATCTCCTGCGGCAACTGCTGGTACTGCGACCAGAAGCTGTACTCGCTGTGCGACAACGGCAACACCAACCCGGCGATCACCGAGACGCTCTGGGGACACGCGCCCAGCGGCTGCTTCGGGTACTCGCACGCGATGGGCGGCAACGCCGGCAGCCACGCCGAGTACATCCGGGTGCCGTTCGCCGACGTCGGCGCGTTCACCGTCCCGGACGCGGTCAGCGACGAGCGTGCGCTGTTCGCCTCGGACTCCGCCTCGACCGGCTGGATGGGCGCCGACCTGGGCGGCGTCAAGCCCGGCGACGTCGTCGCGGTGTGGGGCGCCGGCGCGGTGGGCCAGATGGCCGCCCGCGCCGCGGTGCTGCTCGGCGCCGACCGGGTCATCGTCATCGACCGTCTGGACAACCGGCTGCGGCAGGTGGAGCAGCACATCGGCGCGGAGACGCTGAACTACGAGCGCACCGACGTGGCCGCCGAGCTGCGCGAGCGCAGCGGCGGGCGGGGACCGGACGTCTGCATCGAGGCGGTCGGCATGGAGGCCCACTCCCCCGGTGGGCATTTCGCGTACGACCAGGTCAAGCAGCAGCTGCGGCTGCAGACCGACCGGCCGATCGCGGTCCGTGAGGCCATCCACGCCTGCCGCAAGGGCGGCTCGGTCTTCGTGCTCGGCGTCTACGCCGGCGTGGTCGACAAGTTCCCGCTGGGCGCGCTGATGAACAAGGGCCTCACCGTGCGGGGCGCGCAGATGCACGGCCAGCGCTACATCCCGATGCTGCTGGACCGGATGGCCCGGGGTGAGCTGGTCACCGAGCACCTGGCCACGCACGTGCTGCCGCTGGACCGGGCGCCCGAGGGTTACCGGCTGTTCAAGGAGAAGGAGGACGACTGCGTGCGCGCGGTCTTCCTCCCGTAG
- a CDS encoding DUF6766 family protein has translation MRRFVRENSLGLTFGLLFVLVLVGEAFAGQADFNQRQLTEGLVPVSFWRYVTSASFGADVAENWQSEYLQFFLYIFGTVWLVQKGSPESKQLDRVGRESDREQRVGAYAGADSPAWAHARGLRLWLFANSLGLVMGLLFGLSWLAQSIAGMAAFNEEQLANRQDPVSWAGYLTEPDFWNRTLQNWQSELLAVASMAVLAIYLRQRGSSQSKPVGSAHTATGVEG, from the coding sequence GTGAGGCGGTTCGTCCGGGAGAACTCCCTGGGTCTGACCTTCGGGCTGCTGTTCGTGCTCGTGCTGGTGGGCGAGGCGTTCGCCGGGCAGGCCGATTTCAACCAGCGGCAGCTGACCGAGGGCCTGGTGCCGGTCTCGTTCTGGCGGTACGTCACGTCGGCCAGCTTCGGCGCCGACGTGGCCGAGAACTGGCAGTCGGAGTACCTGCAGTTCTTCCTCTACATCTTCGGCACGGTGTGGCTGGTGCAGAAGGGCTCGCCGGAGTCCAAGCAGCTGGACCGGGTCGGCCGCGAGTCCGACCGGGAGCAGCGCGTCGGCGCGTACGCCGGGGCCGACTCCCCGGCCTGGGCCCACGCCCGCGGCCTGCGGCTGTGGCTGTTCGCCAACTCGCTGGGCCTGGTGATGGGGCTGCTCTTCGGGCTGTCCTGGCTGGCCCAGTCGATCGCCGGGATGGCCGCCTTCAACGAGGAGCAGCTGGCCAACCGGCAGGACCCGGTCTCCTGGGCCGGATACCTGACCGAACCGGACTTCTGGAACCGCACCCTGCAGAACTGGCAGTCCGAGCTGCTGGCCGTCGCGTCGATGGCCGTCCTCGCCATCTACCTGCGCCAACGCGGGTCCTCGCAGTCCAAGCCGGTCGGCAGTGCGCACACCGCCACCGGGGTGGAAGGCTGA
- a CDS encoding TetR/AcrR family transcriptional regulator — protein MRDRPASPRGTLDAARIISAAVAFIDEHGLHRLTMQRLGAHLGVEAMALYRYVPGREALLDGVVDAVVDELFRDPEVHLRAHAGWADYLRRLAHGVRRTALAHPEIFPLIATRPPAAPWVRPPLRSLRWIESLLEVMTGAGLSGADAAVVYRGFSGFLLGHLLLEVSVRGDRRAGPPAADLAGYPLLRRLRPQLSAGLGVRDFEEALQAQLDRIARMLPPQGPGSRG, from the coding sequence GTGCGGGACCGGCCCGCCTCGCCCCGAGGCACTCTCGACGCGGCGCGGATCATCTCCGCCGCGGTCGCGTTCATCGACGAGCACGGCCTGCATCGGCTGACCATGCAACGGCTCGGCGCCCACCTCGGCGTCGAGGCGATGGCCCTGTACCGGTACGTGCCCGGCCGCGAGGCGCTGCTCGACGGCGTGGTGGACGCGGTCGTCGACGAGCTGTTCCGCGATCCGGAGGTACACCTGCGGGCCCACGCCGGATGGGCCGACTACCTGCGCCGTCTCGCGCACGGGGTGCGCCGCACGGCGCTCGCCCATCCGGAGATCTTCCCGCTGATCGCGACCCGGCCGCCGGCCGCCCCGTGGGTCCGGCCGCCGCTGCGCAGCCTGCGCTGGATCGAGTCGCTGCTCGAGGTGATGACCGGCGCCGGGCTCTCCGGCGCGGACGCGGCCGTGGTCTACCGCGGGTTCAGCGGCTTCCTGCTCGGTCACCTGCTGCTGGAGGTCTCGGTGCGGGGTGACCGGCGGGCCGGGCCGCCCGCCGCGGATCTGGCCGGCTACCCGCTGCTGCGGCGCCTGCGGCCGCAGCTGTCGGCCGGGCTCGGGGTGCGCGACTTCGAGGAGGCGCTGCAGGCGCAGCTCGACCGCATCGCCCGGATGCTGCCGCCCCAGGGCCCCGGCAGCCGGGGTTGA
- a CDS encoding phage holin family protein: MTSPYSPDRSGQVEQTSIGELIGNISDDLSQLFRQEVELAKAEIKQEAAKAGKAAGMLGGAGFAGYLAVVLLSFAVVFGLDAIMPLGWAALIVAVVWAVIGAVLYASGRKKLKTVDPMPRRTVDTLKEDARWLKNPTS; the protein is encoded by the coding sequence GTGACCAGCCCCTACTCTCCGGACCGATCCGGGCAGGTCGAGCAGACCTCGATCGGTGAGTTGATCGGCAATATCAGTGATGATCTGTCGCAGTTGTTCCGCCAGGAGGTGGAGCTGGCCAAGGCGGAGATCAAGCAGGAGGCGGCCAAGGCCGGCAAGGCCGCCGGGATGCTCGGCGGGGCCGGGTTCGCCGGCTACCTGGCCGTGGTGCTGCTCAGCTTCGCCGTGGTCTTCGGCCTGGACGCGATCATGCCGCTGGGTTGGGCCGCGTTGATCGTCGCGGTCGTGTGGGCGGTCATCGGCGCGGTGTTGTACGCCAGCGGCAGGAAGAAGTTGAAGACCGTGGACCCGATGCCGCGGCGGACCGTCGACACGCTCAAGGAGGATGCGCGATGGCTGAAGAACCCGACCAGCTGA
- a CDS encoding DUF3618 domain-containing protein encodes MAEEPDQLRRRIEQTRASLTRDVDLLAEKTSPGRVAKRRWTAVKEKVMGSTEHARYVAADTTSSAVSAVQDRASSAAGTVQEKAGRFGDAASAKAHDAVGAVRGAPQAVATQTQGNPLAAGIIAFGVGLLASSLLPVTEAERRAGAQLKEHSGDLVDGVKDVAGELKDELSGSVEHAVTQVKETARDAAQTAKDQAKTSAHEATDQTRNAAHHAS; translated from the coding sequence ATGGCTGAAGAACCCGACCAGCTGAGGCGGCGGATCGAGCAGACCCGGGCGTCGCTGACCCGGGATGTGGATCTGCTCGCTGAGAAGACGAGCCCGGGCAGGGTGGCGAAGCGGCGGTGGACGGCGGTGAAGGAGAAGGTCATGGGCAGCACCGAGCATGCGCGGTACGTCGCGGCGGACACCACCTCCTCGGCGGTGAGCGCCGTGCAGGACAGGGCCTCCTCGGCCGCGGGCACCGTGCAGGAGAAGGCGGGCCGGTTCGGCGACGCGGCGAGCGCGAAGGCCCACGACGCGGTCGGGGCGGTGCGCGGTGCGCCGCAGGCGGTGGCCACGCAGACGCAGGGCAACCCGCTCGCGGCCGGCATCATCGCGTTCGGCGTGGGGCTGCTGGCCTCCTCGCTGCTGCCGGTCACCGAGGCCGAGCGGCGGGCCGGGGCGCAGCTCAAGGAGCACAGCGGTGACCTGGTCGACGGGGTCAAGGACGTCGCCGGTGAGCTCAAGGACGAGCTGTCCGGCAGCGTCGAGCACGCCGTCACGCAGGTCAAGGAGACCGCCCGGGACGCCGCGCAGACCGCCAAGGACCAGGCGAAGACCTCCGCGCACGAGGCCACCGACCAGACCCGCAACGCCGCGCACCACGCGTCCTGA
- a CDS encoding YihY/virulence factor BrkB family protein has protein sequence MRFGRSHDDEHALDIDAAATTRTGDDTPTSLHTVSPEAGPDSPAALRGRGLFAALRRTVTQFSTDNLTDWAAALTYYGVLSIFPGLLVIVSLLGLLSDNAQQTVQDTVHELAPNQQLRELVDTVLGQVQASGTAGTAALLGLAGAFWSASGYVAAFMRASNAVYDVPEGRPIWKTLPIRIAVTAVVGVMLILSAAIVVFTGSLAEIVGEAVGMGGAAVTTWNIVKWPVLLVLISLMFALLYWASPNARTGGFRWVSPGGLCAVLLWVIASVAFAIYLANFANYNKTYGTLGGVIAFLVWMWISNIAILLGAELDAELERGRAIAAGHDPSDEPFLELRDDRRIKKGSARGLSSD, from the coding sequence ATGAGGTTCGGCCGCTCCCACGACGACGAGCACGCCCTCGACATCGACGCCGCGGCGACCACCCGTACCGGTGACGACACCCCCACCAGCCTGCACACCGTGTCACCCGAGGCCGGCCCGGACAGCCCGGCCGCGCTGCGCGGCCGGGGCCTGTTCGCGGCGCTGCGGCGTACGGTCACGCAGTTCTCGACCGATAACCTCACCGACTGGGCCGCCGCGCTGACCTACTACGGCGTGCTGTCGATCTTCCCGGGCCTGCTGGTCATCGTGTCCCTGCTCGGCCTGCTCAGCGACAACGCGCAGCAGACTGTCCAGGACACCGTGCACGAGCTGGCCCCGAACCAGCAGCTGCGCGAGCTGGTCGACACCGTGCTCGGCCAGGTGCAGGCCTCCGGGACGGCCGGCACGGCCGCGCTGCTCGGTCTGGCCGGCGCGTTCTGGTCGGCGTCCGGCTACGTCGCCGCGTTCATGCGCGCCTCGAACGCCGTCTACGACGTGCCGGAGGGCCGCCCGATCTGGAAGACCCTGCCGATCCGCATCGCGGTCACCGCGGTCGTCGGCGTGATGCTGATCCTGTCGGCCGCCATCGTGGTGTTCACCGGCAGCCTCGCCGAGATCGTCGGCGAGGCGGTCGGGATGGGTGGCGCCGCGGTCACCACCTGGAACATCGTCAAGTGGCCGGTGCTGCTGGTGCTGATCAGCCTGATGTTCGCGCTGCTCTACTGGGCGTCGCCGAACGCGAGAACCGGCGGCTTCCGCTGGGTCAGCCCCGGCGGCCTGTGCGCCGTGCTGCTCTGGGTCATCGCCTCGGTGGCGTTCGCGATCTACCTGGCGAACTTCGCCAACTACAACAAGACGTACGGGACTCTCGGCGGTGTGATCGCTTTCCTGGTCTGGATGTGGATCAGCAACATCGCGATCCTGCTCGGCGCCGAGCTCGACGCCGAGCTCGAACGGGGCCGCGCCATCGCCGCCGGTCACGACCCGTCCGACGAACCATTCCTGGAACTGCGCGACGACCGCAGAATCAAAAAGGGCAGCGCCCGGGGGCTCAGTTCCGATTGA
- a CDS encoding CBS domain-containing protein produces MVTTAREIMTRDVTCVGERETLADAARKMADLGVGALPICGQDNRLKGIVTDRDIVVKTIAAGRSPSDVTAADVAQGKPVTIGADDDAGEILRTMGQHQVRRLPVIDGHDLVGIVALADVARALPDRPVGELLDAISVP; encoded by the coding sequence ATGGTGACGACCGCACGAGAGATCATGACCCGTGATGTCACGTGTGTCGGTGAGCGCGAGACCCTCGCCGACGCCGCACGCAAGATGGCCGACCTCGGAGTCGGCGCCCTCCCCATCTGCGGCCAGGACAACCGGCTCAAGGGCATCGTGACCGACCGGGACATCGTCGTGAAGACGATCGCCGCCGGCCGGAGCCCGTCGGATGTCACCGCCGCGGACGTGGCGCAGGGCAAGCCGGTGACCATCGGCGCCGACGACGACGCCGGCGAGATCCTGCGGACCATGGGTCAGCACCAGGTCCGCCGGCTGCCGGTGATCGACGGTCACGACCTGGTCGGCATCGTCGCGCTCGCCGACGTGGCGCGCGCGCTGCCGGACCGCCCGGTCGGCGAGCTGCTCGACGCGATTTCCGTCCCGTAG
- a CDS encoding metallophosphoesterase family protein, which produces MSTVYDRIALISDVHGNLTALQAVLADIDARGIEQIFNLGDYVGKGPRGREVVDICRQRCAVNILGNWDDFLPDPARTFDSEAMAWWLAQLGDGHGRWLRGLPFCHDFWFSGRRVRLFHASATGVHHRVRFDHGAQEFLGMFANTAATGPGPEPTVVGYGDTHDPFYEVGPQGRTLFNTGSVGNSMDDATPVYVILEGVSGSERVAPFSVQFVRVPYDVEAELAVAARLGMPELEGYVSELRHGVYRAVMHDPAGPAYHRAAPLSDRESAPTLAGLQQSEGSSCAHRTAAPAHHSGRR; this is translated from the coding sequence GTGTCCACGGTCTACGATCGCATCGCCCTGATCTCGGACGTCCACGGCAACCTGACCGCGCTGCAGGCGGTGCTGGCCGACATCGACGCGCGCGGCATCGAACAGATCTTCAACCTGGGCGACTACGTCGGGAAGGGACCGCGCGGCCGGGAGGTGGTCGACATCTGCCGGCAGCGGTGCGCGGTCAACATCCTCGGCAACTGGGACGATTTCCTGCCCGACCCGGCCCGCACCTTCGACAGCGAGGCGATGGCCTGGTGGCTGGCGCAGCTCGGCGACGGTCACGGGCGGTGGCTGCGCGGGCTGCCGTTCTGCCACGACTTCTGGTTCAGCGGGCGGCGGGTGCGGCTGTTCCACGCCTCGGCGACCGGGGTGCACCACCGGGTCCGGTTCGATCACGGTGCACAGGAGTTTCTCGGCATGTTCGCCAACACCGCGGCGACCGGCCCGGGCCCCGAGCCGACGGTGGTCGGATACGGTGACACCCACGACCCGTTCTACGAGGTCGGTCCCCAGGGCCGCACCCTGTTCAACACCGGCAGCGTGGGCAACTCCATGGACGACGCGACCCCGGTGTACGTGATTCTCGAAGGCGTGTCCGGGTCCGAGCGGGTCGCCCCGTTCTCCGTCCAGTTCGTGCGGGTGCCCTACGACGTCGAGGCGGAGCTGGCCGTAGCCGCGCGGCTGGGCATGCCCGAGCTGGAGGGGTACGTGTCCGAGCTGCGCCACGGCGTCTACCGCGCAGTGATGCACGATCCGGCCGGCCCGGCCTATCACCGGGCCGCGCCGTTGTCCGATCGGGAGAGCGCCCCTACGCTTGCCGGACTGCAACAATCGGAAGGATCATCCTGTGCCCACCGCACCGCAGCGCCCGCTCACCATTCTGGTCGTCGATGA
- a CDS encoding response regulator yields MPTAPQRPLTILVVDDDDADVLMIEEALSTGDQPPTIERAADGQEALEHLRRSVAGQANRPDLILLDLNMPRMGGLETLAEIKNDEHLRMIPVVVLTTSDAAADVNSSYRSRASAFVTKPIDLESFETAVQKINTFYRDVARLP; encoded by the coding sequence GTGCCCACCGCACCGCAGCGCCCGCTCACCATTCTGGTCGTCGATGACGACGACGCCGACGTGCTGATGATCGAGGAGGCGCTGAGCACCGGCGACCAGCCGCCGACCATCGAGCGGGCGGCCGACGGTCAGGAGGCCCTGGAGCACCTGCGGCGCAGCGTGGCCGGGCAGGCCAACCGGCCGGACCTGATCCTGCTGGACCTCAACATGCCGCGGATGGGTGGCCTGGAGACGCTGGCCGAGATCAAGAACGACGAGCACCTGCGGATGATCCCGGTGGTCGTGCTGACCACCTCGGACGCGGCCGCCGACGTGAACTCCAGCTACCGCAGCCGGGCCAGCGCCTTCGTCACCAAGCCGATCGACCTGGAGTCGTTCGAGACCGCGGTCCAGAAGATCAACACGTTCTACCGGGACGTCGCCCGGCTACCGTGA
- a CDS encoding STAS domain-containing protein has product MEFDCTIERRDDRVVIVPEGDIDADTAAALRQVLRQAVETADFTHLDVNLHRVSFLDSTGLGVFVAARRAAEARGITFRLTDFGPMVRMLLQVTNLEETLTGEPASKA; this is encoded by the coding sequence ATGGAGTTCGACTGCACGATCGAACGGCGCGACGACCGGGTCGTCATCGTGCCCGAGGGCGACATCGACGCGGACACCGCCGCCGCACTGCGCCAGGTCCTGCGCCAGGCCGTCGAGACCGCCGACTTCACCCACCTGGACGTGAACCTGCACCGGGTGTCGTTCCTCGACTCGACCGGCCTGGGCGTGTTCGTCGCCGCCCGCCGGGCCGCCGAGGCGCGCGGCATCACGTTCCGGCTGACCGATTTCGGCCCGATGGTGCGGATGCTGCTGCAGGTCACCAACCTGGAGGAGACGCTGACCGGCGAGCCCGCCAGCAAGGCCTGA
- a CDS encoding SigB/SigF/SigG family RNA polymerase sigma factor: MLSLADTDLAEDLAATAAINALADLPVGDPSRPSARERAIAAWLPMARRLARRYASRGEDLDDLTQIATVGLIKAIDGFEPSRGEFIGYAVPTVLGELKRHFRDRMWNIRVPRKLQELNMAINRARGELVQSLGRQPTVADVAAHLGIGEEQVIEGLEGSYAYRAASLSTPIGTEGDAELGDTLGGRDPEFERAELHLALGPALATLSERERHIITLRFYGNLTQSQIGERVGVSQMHVSRLLVQALAKLRDSLGPDAR, from the coding sequence ATGCTTTCGTTGGCCGACACCGACCTGGCCGAGGACCTTGCCGCCACCGCCGCGATCAACGCTCTGGCGGACCTGCCGGTGGGTGACCCGTCCCGGCCGTCGGCGCGGGAGAGGGCGATCGCCGCCTGGCTTCCGATGGCCCGGCGCCTGGCGCGCCGCTACGCCAGCCGTGGCGAGGACCTGGACGACCTGACCCAGATCGCCACCGTCGGCCTGATCAAGGCGATCGACGGTTTCGAGCCGAGCCGTGGCGAGTTCATCGGGTACGCCGTCCCGACCGTCCTGGGCGAGCTCAAGCGGCACTTCCGGGACCGGATGTGGAACATCCGGGTGCCGCGCAAGCTGCAGGAGCTGAACATGGCGATCAACCGGGCGCGCGGCGAGCTGGTCCAGTCGCTGGGCCGCCAGCCCACCGTCGCCGACGTCGCCGCCCACCTGGGGATCGGCGAGGAGCAGGTCATCGAGGGCCTGGAGGGCTCGTACGCCTACCGCGCGGCCTCGCTGTCCACCCCGATCGGCACGGAGGGTGACGCCGAGCTCGGCGACACGCTCGGCGGCCGGGATCCCGAGTTCGAGCGCGCCGAGCTGCACCTGGCGCTGGGCCCGGCGCTGGCCACGCTGTCCGAGCGGGAGCGGCACATCATCACGCTGCGTTTCTACGGCAACCTGACGCAGAGCCAGATCGGCGAGCGGGTCGGGGTGTCCCAGATGCACGTGTCCCGGCTGCTGGTGCAGGCGCTGGCCAAGCTGCGCGACAGCCTCGGGCCGGACGCGCGGTGA